In a genomic window of Taylorella equigenitalis ATCC 35865:
- the gyrB gene encoding DNA topoisomerase (ATP-hydrolyzing) subunit B — translation MTDSNQKPSYDASSIKMLKGLEAVRKRPGMYIGDTSDGTGLHHMVFEVVDNSIDEALAGYCDDIVVTIHSDNSISVADNGRGIPVEVHKDDEYGRSAAEIVMTELHAGGKFDQNSYKVSGGLHGVGVSCVNALSEWLRLTIRRDGQVHEMSFNRGVKVEPLKVVGHTDKRGTKVHYLADTEIFGTIDYSYEVFSKRLRELSFLNNGVKIRLVDELHEKEENFEFSGGVTGFVSYINKSKQVIHPNIFHVSKSSSAGGVEVEVDVAMQWTDSINEQVLCYTNNIPQSDGGTHLTGLRAAITRVFNKYIESTDLAKKAKVELVGEDMREGLSCVLSVKLPEPKFSSQTKDKLVSSEVRAPVEEVVAEGLETWLLENPNDARDICVKIIEAARAREASRKARELTKRKGILEGAGLPGKLADCQEKDPAKCELYIVEGDSAGGSAKQGRNRKFQAILPLRGKVLNVEKSRADRIFASDAIKTLITALGTSIDKDFNLEKLRYHRIIIMTDADVDGAHIRTLLLTLFYRQMPKLVEEGHVYIAQPPLYKVRIKGSKVERYLKDDAEETEFMQELALKDAGIDLGDRIIEGDELKSYLSTYMSADKVIRRLSRIMDESTLQAISHGFVLKLDTEQNAQESATKLKDVLFDPSKPKAVEITPQYDAELNSHYLVVDRLIHGNKDTSIFNRDFIASNDYKILLNAGESFRGLIKDGAKVFRGEATKRMEYAVSDFKQVVDWLFEQASKSVDKQRYKGLGEMNPDQLWETTMDPSVRRLLQVQIEDAIAADQIFDMLMGDRVEPRREFIEENALTVSDLDI, via the coding sequence ATGACTGATTCAAATCAAAAGCCATCTTATGACGCTAGTTCAATTAAGATGCTTAAGGGCTTGGAGGCTGTGCGTAAGCGTCCTGGCATGTATATCGGCGATACCTCAGATGGTACTGGTTTGCACCATATGGTGTTTGAGGTAGTTGATAACTCTATAGACGAAGCACTTGCGGGTTATTGTGACGACATTGTTGTGACTATCCATTCTGATAATTCTATTTCAGTAGCGGATAATGGTAGAGGAATTCCAGTAGAGGTTCATAAGGACGATGAGTACGGCAGAAGTGCTGCTGAAATCGTTATGACAGAACTTCATGCAGGCGGTAAATTTGATCAAAATTCATACAAAGTTTCTGGTGGCTTGCATGGGGTGGGCGTATCATGCGTTAATGCATTGTCAGAGTGGCTTCGTCTTACAATTAGACGTGATGGTCAAGTTCATGAGATGAGCTTTAATAGAGGCGTAAAAGTTGAACCTCTTAAAGTTGTAGGTCATACAGATAAGCGTGGCACAAAAGTGCATTATCTTGCGGACACTGAGATTTTTGGAACTATAGACTATAGTTACGAGGTTTTTTCTAAAAGATTACGCGAGCTATCTTTTTTGAATAATGGCGTAAAAATTCGTTTGGTTGATGAGTTACACGAAAAAGAGGAAAACTTTGAGTTTTCTGGGGGCGTAACTGGATTTGTTTCTTATATTAATAAAAGCAAACAAGTTATACATCCCAATATATTCCACGTATCTAAATCATCTTCTGCTGGTGGCGTAGAAGTTGAGGTTGACGTTGCCATGCAATGGACCGACAGTATTAATGAGCAAGTCCTATGCTACACAAATAATATCCCACAAAGCGATGGTGGTACACATTTAACAGGTTTAAGAGCTGCAATTACTCGGGTGTTCAACAAGTATATTGAGTCCACTGATTTAGCTAAAAAAGCTAAAGTCGAGCTAGTAGGCGAAGATATGCGTGAAGGGTTAAGTTGCGTATTGTCTGTCAAATTGCCTGAGCCAAAATTTAGTAGCCAAACTAAGGATAAGCTTGTTTCTAGTGAGGTTAGAGCTCCAGTTGAGGAAGTTGTTGCTGAAGGTCTTGAGACATGGCTTTTAGAAAATCCTAACGATGCCAGAGATATTTGCGTAAAAATTATTGAGGCTGCTAGGGCTAGGGAAGCTTCCAGAAAAGCTAGAGAATTAACTAAACGTAAGGGCATTTTGGAAGGTGCAGGATTACCAGGTAAGCTTGCAGATTGCCAAGAAAAAGATCCAGCAAAATGTGAACTTTACATAGTAGAGGGAGATTCTGCGGGGGGCTCAGCTAAGCAAGGGAGAAACCGTAAGTTTCAAGCAATTCTTCCACTTAGAGGTAAAGTTTTAAATGTTGAAAAATCACGTGCTGACCGCATTTTTGCTAGTGATGCTATCAAAACGCTTATAACTGCATTAGGCACAAGCATCGATAAAGATTTCAATCTAGAAAAGCTAAGATATCATCGCATTATTATCATGACCGATGCGGATGTGGATGGTGCTCATATCCGTACTCTTCTTTTAACTTTGTTTTATCGTCAAATGCCTAAACTTGTTGAAGAAGGTCATGTGTACATTGCCCAACCTCCTTTATATAAGGTCCGTATAAAAGGTAGTAAAGTTGAGCGTTACCTAAAGGATGATGCAGAAGAGACTGAGTTTATGCAAGAACTAGCTCTTAAGGATGCTGGTATCGATTTAGGTGATAGGATTATCGAAGGTGATGAACTTAAGTCATACCTTTCAACTTATATGTCAGCCGATAAAGTTATTCGTCGTTTAAGCCGAATTATGGATGAATCTACTTTACAGGCTATCTCACATGGGTTTGTCCTTAAGCTTGATACGGAGCAAAATGCACAGGAAAGTGCAACTAAGCTTAAGGATGTATTATTCGATCCAAGTAAACCTAAAGCGGTTGAAATCACGCCCCAATATGATGCTGAGCTTAATAGTCATTACCTAGTTGTTGATCGTTTGATTCACGGCAATAAGGACACTTCTATATTTAATAGAGATTTTATTGCTAGCAATGACTATAAGATACTTTTAAATGCGGGAGAATCTTTTAGAGGACTTATAAAAGATGGTGCAAAAGTATTTAGAGGCGAAGCTACAAAACGTATGGAGTATGCTGTAAGCGACTTTAAACAGGTGGTAGATTGGCTTTTTGAGCAGGCTTCTAAATCTGTAGACAAGCAAAGGTATAAAGGTTTGGGAGAGATGAATCCAGACCAACTGTGGGAAACTACAATGGATCCTTCTGTTAGAAGGCTTCTGCAAGTGCAGATAGAGGATGCCATAGCGGCAGATCAAATATTTGATATGCTTATGGGCGACCGCGTTGAGCCTAGACGAGAGTTTATTGAGGAAAATGCACTAACAGTTAGCGATTTAGACATTTAA
- a CDS encoding pseudouridine synthase, with protein MVMLQSPLPDRDGITASRLYLPRENWSSLIDFLIFRFPHIPPTILQKRLKKGDFVNSEGISADIDSPYVPDSWLWYFREVDEEPTNPFELTILYEDDLIVAIDKPHLLASVPGGYHLHESALIKLRRLLNNININPIHRLDRETAGVLVFCKQSKYRNAYQVMFQDRVINKSYECIAPKPIDLSIFPQVRKSYICRSNNFFTMIENTELIPNSETRIEFVHTVKGGNALYRLFPSTGKKHQLRVHMSGLGLPIVHDNFYPVLLAQRDKNDFSNPLQLLARSIEFKDPISGEHRYFESHQKLELDTLDDLDHVKCLNR; from the coding sequence ATGGTCATGCTCCAATCCCCTCTCCCAGATCGTGATGGAATCACAGCTAGTCGGTTATATCTACCGAGGGAGAATTGGTCAAGCTTGATTGACTTCCTTATATTTAGATTCCCTCATATTCCTCCTACGATACTACAAAAGCGCTTAAAAAAAGGGGATTTCGTTAACTCTGAGGGTATATCTGCAGATATAGATTCACCATATGTTCCTGATAGTTGGTTATGGTATTTTCGTGAGGTCGATGAGGAGCCAACAAATCCGTTTGAATTAACGATATTGTATGAGGATGATTTAATTGTAGCAATTGATAAACCTCATCTTTTAGCTAGTGTGCCTGGTGGCTACCATCTGCACGAATCTGCACTTATTAAATTGCGCAGATTACTAAACAACATAAATATAAATCCCATACACAGGCTTGATCGTGAAACTGCTGGGGTGCTTGTTTTTTGTAAGCAATCAAAATACAGAAATGCTTATCAAGTAATGTTTCAGGATCGAGTGATAAACAAATCTTACGAATGCATTGCCCCCAAGCCTATTGATTTATCAATATTTCCACAAGTACGCAAATCCTATATTTGTAGGAGCAATAATTTCTTTACTATGATCGAAAACACAGAGCTCATACCAAACAGTGAAACTAGGATTGAATTTGTACATACTGTAAAAGGTGGCAATGCCCTTTATCGCCTCTTTCCTTCAACAGGAAAAAAGCACCAATTGCGTGTCCATATGAGTGGTTTAGGTCTACCGATTGTGCATGATAATTTTTATCCCGTATTATTAGCTCAACGGGATAAAAACGATTTCAGCAATCCATTACAGTTGCTAGCAAGGAGTATTGAATTCAAAGATCCTATAAGTGGAGAACATAGATACTTTGAATCCCATCAAAAGCTGGAGCTTGATACGTTAGATGACTTAGATCATGTTAAATGTCTAAATCGCTAA
- a CDS encoding ATP-binding cassette domain-containing protein: MLSTTSCSIIAIHNLFKTFQLKSKSICAVCDVTLDVIRGETLGIVGESGSGKSTLARIMVGLLKPDSGLVEFEGIDVHNPSKSERMYLTQNIQMVFQNPYASLNPRMSIMDVLAEPFVIHKKFNSKQALKSRVYELLEEVGLNPQWANRYPHEFSGGQRQRIAIARALALKPKFLVCDEAVSALDVSVQAQIILLLKRIQKEYGLTMVFISHDLSVVRLISDRVGVLYKGELLELNRSSDMYCNPQNHYTKTLLNAVLPADVSIAKSKLEASA, translated from the coding sequence ATGCTTTCTACGACGAGTTGCTCGATCATTGCCATCCATAACTTATTCAAAACTTTTCAACTCAAATCGAAGTCTATTTGTGCAGTTTGTGACGTTACATTAGATGTTATTAGAGGTGAAACTCTTGGGATAGTTGGCGAATCTGGAAGTGGTAAATCAACACTTGCTAGGATTATGGTAGGGCTTTTGAAACCTGATAGTGGCTTGGTGGAGTTTGAAGGTATCGATGTACACAACCCTTCCAAGTCTGAGCGGATGTATCTAACTCAGAATATTCAAATGGTTTTTCAAAATCCGTACGCTAGTTTAAATCCAAGAATGAGCATTATGGACGTATTGGCGGAGCCATTTGTAATTCATAAGAAATTTAATTCTAAGCAAGCATTAAAATCACGTGTTTATGAGCTTCTTGAGGAGGTTGGCCTTAATCCACAATGGGCGAATCGATATCCTCACGAGTTTTCTGGGGGGCAGCGTCAAAGAATTGCCATAGCACGTGCTCTTGCACTTAAGCCTAAATTTTTAGTGTGCGATGAAGCTGTATCGGCCCTTGATGTATCTGTCCAAGCTCAAATTATCCTGCTCTTAAAGCGTATACAGAAGGAATATGGACTTACTATGGTTTTTATTTCTCATGATTTATCGGTTGTAAGATTGATTTCAGATAGAGTTGGAGTTTTATATAAGGGCGAGTTGCTTGAGCTAAATCGTAGTTCTGATATGTATTGCAATCCACAAAATCACTACACTAAGACACTATTAAACGCTGTACTGCCAGCAGATGTATCTATTGCAAAATCAAAATTAGAGGCGTCGGCATGA
- a CDS encoding ABC transporter permease translates to MSGMSGMSGMSNMRDYIIKRCLLMILTILAIASITFVLMHLVPGSPFDSDRSLNSAQELNLKKFYHLDEPLYMQFMAYLKSIFTFDFGPSINQPDTSVVDLILRAFPVSFELGIWSIMVAMFTGITLGVISAVHHQGWIDNLAMGLAVLGISIPNFVLATWLIQELAVNLGWFPVATWKTTMHMILPIIALATAPMAIIARLTRSSMLETLSQDYIKTAYAKGIPKTRIILRHALRNALLPVITILGTLLASILTGTFVIEKIFAIPGMGRYFIDSIANRDYPVIMGVTVFYSSVLVIMLFLVDIAYGFLDPRIRLGRKGGRL, encoded by the coding sequence ATGAGCGGCATGAGTGGCATGAGCGGCATGAGTAATATGAGAGATTACATAATAAAACGATGTTTGCTTATGATACTGACTATCCTAGCTATAGCAAGCATTACGTTTGTTCTTATGCATCTTGTGCCAGGGTCTCCATTTGACAGCGATCGCTCGCTAAATAGTGCTCAAGAGCTAAACCTTAAAAAGTTTTATCACCTTGATGAACCGCTATATATGCAGTTTATGGCGTATTTGAAATCGATTTTTACATTTGATTTTGGCCCTTCTATAAATCAGCCCGATACAAGTGTTGTGGATTTAATTTTGCGTGCGTTTCCAGTTTCATTTGAGCTTGGAATCTGGTCGATTATGGTGGCAATGTTTACTGGCATAACTCTCGGCGTTATATCGGCTGTTCATCATCAAGGCTGGATAGATAATTTGGCTATGGGTTTGGCAGTACTTGGGATATCTATTCCTAATTTTGTTCTCGCAACATGGCTTATACAGGAGCTGGCTGTCAATTTAGGTTGGTTTCCTGTAGCAACTTGGAAAACCACTATGCATATGATACTGCCTATCATCGCACTAGCAACAGCTCCTATGGCTATAATCGCTAGGCTTACTAGAAGTAGCATGCTCGAAACTCTATCTCAAGATTACATCAAAACAGCATATGCAAAAGGAATTCCAAAAACGAGAATTATCTTAAGACATGCCTTAAGAAACGCACTCCTACCAGTGATCACGATTCTCGGTACGCTTCTAGCCTCTATACTAACAGGCACATTTGTTATTGAAAAGATTTTTGCAATTCCAGGCATGGGTAGATACTTTATAGACTCTATTGCAAACCGCGACTATCCTGTAATCATGGGCGTGACAGTATTCTATAGCTCAGTATTAGTAATAATGCTTTTTTTGGTTGATATCGCTTATGGATTTCTCGATCCTCGCATTCGTTTGGGACGCAAAGGAGGACGGCTTTGA
- a CDS encoding ABC transporter permease, giving the protein MNRTALNRTALNNQNHIDLSDFQPILEKPTYTFENKKSVSFWGDVWKSLRANRLAMLGLFVLVVLILFAIFAPIFSPYDVSMQSLSEQNLPPSSKHWFGTDDLGRDVFVRTWYGARISLFVGIMAAIIDLVVGVSYGGFSGLKGGYTDTIMMRIVEILYGLPNLLIVILLMVVMGSSLFTIIVALTVTGWIGMARLVRGQVLQLKNYEYVEASKLLGGGNVHIIRNHLIPNTIGPIIVQMTLTVPSAIFAEAALSFLGLGVQAPHASWGVMTNDALGVILSGEWWQLFFPALCISLTMFGFNVLGDGLQDAFDPRLKIRDINA; this is encoded by the coding sequence TTGAACAGGACGGCTTTGAACAGGACGGCTTTGAACAACCAAAATCATATTGATTTGAGCGATTTTCAGCCCATTTTAGAAAAGCCTACCTATACCTTCGAAAATAAAAAATCAGTTTCTTTTTGGGGTGATGTGTGGAAAAGCTTAAGAGCAAATAGGCTTGCCATGTTGGGACTTTTCGTACTTGTGGTACTGATTTTATTCGCAATTTTTGCTCCTATTTTTTCCCCTTACGATGTAAGCATGCAATCCTTGAGTGAGCAAAATTTACCGCCTTCATCAAAACATTGGTTTGGCACTGATGATTTGGGACGCGACGTATTTGTTCGTACTTGGTATGGTGCTCGGATTTCGCTGTTTGTGGGCATTATGGCGGCGATTATTGATTTAGTGGTTGGTGTAAGTTATGGTGGATTTAGTGGTTTGAAAGGCGGATACACAGATACGATTATGATGCGTATTGTAGAAATTCTTTACGGTCTACCAAATTTATTAATCGTAATCTTGCTTATGGTTGTTATGGGATCTTCGCTTTTTACGATAATTGTTGCATTAACAGTTACAGGTTGGATAGGTATGGCCCGATTAGTTCGAGGTCAGGTATTACAACTTAAAAACTATGAGTATGTAGAAGCTTCTAAGCTCCTTGGGGGTGGCAATGTCCACATTATCCGCAATCATTTAATTCCAAATACCATAGGTCCGATAATAGTACAGATGACTTTAACTGTCCCAAGTGCCATATTTGCAGAGGCGGCATTAAGTTTTCTAGGTCTTGGAGTGCAAGCTCCCCATGCTTCTTGGGGCGTCATGACTAACGATGCATTAGGAGTTATCTTATCTGGTGAATGGTGGCAGTTGTTTTTTCCAGCACTATGCATCTCCCTAACAATGTTTGGATTTAATGTTTTAGGAGATGGACTTCAGGATGCTTTCGATCCTCGATTAAAAATAAGAGACATTAATGCTTAG
- a CDS encoding ABC transporter ATP-binding protein — MLRVENLQVTFKSKNSKVEAVRGVSFEISKGQTLAIVGESGCGKSVTCNAIMGLYSSRNTEISKKSLFFKSEDIATQIKSIRGQKISMIFQDPLTALNPTMSIGDQLVEGIKYHRNCTVRVALARARELLVLVGIENPDDRLKQYPHEFSGGMLQRIVIAMALMCEPELLIADEPTTALDVTIQLKILRLLKDLQNRLGMGLLVVTHDLGVVAAIADNMLVMYAGQVVESGLVSDVLKNPEHPYTKALLESMPSITTSIDELHAIDGQPPNLSNPPRGCAFFDRCRMAMKVCLSNEPPCFRLGNNLVKCWLKDERVRCNVV, encoded by the coding sequence ATGCTTAGGGTTGAAAATCTTCAGGTCACATTTAAATCTAAAAACTCTAAGGTAGAAGCTGTTAGGGGAGTTAGTTTCGAGATTTCAAAAGGTCAAACGCTTGCGATAGTAGGTGAATCTGGCTGTGGAAAGTCAGTAACCTGTAATGCCATTATGGGGCTATATTCTAGTAGAAATACTGAGATTTCTAAAAAAAGCTTATTTTTTAAAAGCGAGGACATTGCCACCCAAATTAAGAGCATAAGAGGGCAGAAAATTTCCATGATTTTCCAAGATCCACTTACCGCACTAAATCCTACAATGAGTATTGGTGATCAACTTGTTGAGGGCATTAAATATCATAGAAATTGTACTGTCAGGGTTGCTCTAGCGCGTGCACGGGAGCTTCTTGTTTTGGTGGGCATAGAGAATCCCGATGACAGGCTTAAACAGTATCCACACGAATTTTCAGGTGGTATGCTTCAAAGAATCGTTATTGCTATGGCCTTGATGTGCGAGCCAGAGTTGCTTATTGCAGATGAGCCGACTACTGCACTTGATGTAACGATTCAGCTAAAAATTTTACGACTTCTAAAGGATTTGCAAAATCGGCTTGGAATGGGTTTATTGGTAGTGACACACGATTTAGGGGTAGTAGCAGCGATAGCGGATAACATGCTTGTTATGTATGCAGGACAAGTGGTTGAATCTGGACTCGTTTCAGATGTTCTTAAAAACCCTGAACACCCCTACACTAAGGCTTTGCTTGAGTCTATGCCCTCCATCACAACTAGTATTGATGAGCTTCATGCAATTGATGGGCAACCGCCTAATCTATCAAATCCTCCGAGAGGCTGTGCTTTTTTTGATCGTTGTAGGATGGCAATGAAAGTCTGTCTCTCCAATGAACCTCCATGCTTCAGACTAGGGAATAACCTAGTCAAATGTTGGTTGAAAGATGAAAGAGTTAGGTGTAATGTTGTTTAG
- a CDS encoding peptide ABC transporter substrate-binding protein, protein MKFGIAKLLCASLVIATSPLIAKTTLYMNNVEEPSSLHPAQGFNTNSWEPLNNIMEGLVRLDNNHNAAPAVAESYSVSEDGLVYTFKLRKEAKWSNGDPLTAHDFVYSWTSMLDPKTASPAAFLGLDIKGAQAFNEGKGTELGIKAIDDYTFEVILEKPNVAFLNIISNPNFFPVNRKVAQDNPKWFTEAKTFVGNGPFLLKEWKHSEGLKLEKNPNYWDKDAVKVDEVDMVMVNDENTSYQMYRSDELDLTPSPIPAAMYDKLKDNKELQNLPTAGTYFFRFNVGMEPFNNKNIRKAFAMAINRDDLVKYVVKQGRKTADGFVAPGFIGPNSKDFREDAGALIKFDSTEAKKLLKEGMKEQGYSELPEVTLSFVSNPSDKKIAETIQNMLKQNLGVDIKLQSMESKVFFAKQRASELQFSRSSFLNDYADPYNSLESFITGSTMNRTNWSNQKYDELIKAARNEVDAGKRWNLLVEAEKILLDEAPIFPLYYYNQIFMQKPNVKGILRHPVGYIDLKEASKD, encoded by the coding sequence ATGAAATTTGGAATTGCAAAATTACTTTGTGCGAGCTTGGTTATTGCCACTTCTCCGCTTATTGCTAAAACAACTTTATATATGAATAATGTGGAGGAGCCTAGCTCTCTGCATCCAGCACAGGGATTTAATACAAATTCTTGGGAGCCGTTAAATAATATTATGGAAGGGCTTGTTAGATTAGATAATAATCATAATGCAGCTCCAGCCGTTGCCGAATCTTATAGCGTTTCAGAAGACGGGCTTGTTTATACTTTTAAGCTTCGAAAAGAAGCTAAATGGTCTAATGGGGATCCACTGACGGCACATGATTTTGTATATTCTTGGACCAGTATGCTTGATCCTAAAACTGCTTCGCCAGCAGCTTTTTTGGGATTGGATATAAAAGGTGCTCAAGCTTTCAACGAAGGCAAAGGCACAGAGTTAGGTATTAAAGCTATTGATGACTATACGTTTGAAGTGATATTAGAAAAACCTAATGTTGCTTTCTTGAACATAATTTCAAATCCCAATTTTTTCCCTGTAAATCGCAAGGTTGCTCAGGATAATCCTAAGTGGTTTACGGAAGCGAAGACATTTGTCGGTAACGGTCCTTTTTTACTTAAAGAGTGGAAGCATTCAGAGGGTTTAAAGCTCGAGAAAAACCCAAATTACTGGGACAAAGATGCCGTTAAAGTAGATGAAGTTGATATGGTTATGGTTAATGACGAAAACACATCATATCAAATGTATCGAAGTGATGAGTTGGATTTGACACCTTCTCCAATTCCAGCTGCTATGTACGATAAGCTTAAGGACAATAAGGAACTTCAAAATTTACCAACTGCAGGTACGTATTTTTTTAGATTTAATGTAGGCATGGAGCCTTTTAACAATAAAAATATACGTAAAGCTTTTGCTATGGCTATTAACCGAGACGATCTGGTTAAGTATGTCGTTAAGCAGGGACGCAAGACTGCAGACGGCTTCGTAGCTCCTGGATTTATTGGTCCTAATTCGAAGGATTTTAGGGAAGATGCTGGAGCATTAATTAAGTTTGATTCAACTGAAGCTAAAAAACTTTTGAAAGAGGGTATGAAGGAGCAGGGCTATTCTGAGCTTCCAGAGGTTACTCTTAGTTTTGTAAGTAATCCTAGCGATAAAAAAATAGCAGAAACCATTCAAAATATGCTTAAGCAAAATCTTGGTGTGGATATTAAGCTTCAAAGCATGGAGAGTAAGGTATTTTTTGCTAAACAAAGAGCAAGCGAATTGCAGTTTTCCCGTAGTTCGTTCTTAAACGATTATGCAGATCCTTATAATTCTCTAGAGAGTTTTATTACAGGCTCAACTATGAATAGGACCAACTGGTCAAATCAAAAATATGATGAACTTATAAAAGCTGCTAGAAATGAAGTAGATGCTGGGAAAAGATGGAATTTGTTAGTAGAAGCAGAAAAAATCCTTTTGGATGAAGCCCCAATATTTCCTCTTTACTACTACAATCAAATTTTTATGCAAAAGCCAAATGTTAAGGGGATACTAAGGCATCCTGTTGGATATATAGATCTAAAGGAAGCTAGCAAGGATTAA
- a CDS encoding phosphodiester glycosidase family protein, translating to MVILLTLFFVYSLPHAKAVSPCIDYSTKNEKRVHILAIDLSCPNIKIIGTPEGEADTTSSFALKNNVTVAINGTFFDENRSPMGLNVTSGLHIKPYKDTARYSFFACTKEKICFIEPSNSISTISLDWDFVISGWQTLKNGKFYCETQDQTSKCMRNGNYHHPRTALGLSKDGKILYMIVVEGRQLDFRGYTLSELAQEFKKLDVPLALNLDGGGSTTMVVKGVRVNRLPSGQFFIERSVANHIGIIDSTPN from the coding sequence ATGGTCATATTATTAACTCTGTTTTTTGTATATAGCTTACCCCATGCTAAAGCAGTAAGTCCCTGCATTGATTACAGCACAAAAAATGAAAAGCGTGTGCATATTTTAGCTATAGACTTAAGTTGTCCTAATATCAAAATCATAGGAACCCCTGAGGGAGAAGCAGACACAACATCCTCATTCGCTTTAAAAAATAATGTGACCGTCGCAATCAATGGCACTTTCTTCGATGAAAACCGATCACCTATGGGTCTGAATGTAACCTCAGGACTACATATAAAACCATATAAGGATACTGCTAGATATAGTTTTTTTGCTTGCACTAAAGAAAAAATATGCTTTATAGAACCATCAAATAGTATCTCAACCATAAGTTTGGATTGGGACTTTGTTATTAGTGGCTGGCAAACCTTAAAAAACGGAAAATTTTACTGCGAAACTCAAGATCAGACTTCTAAGTGTATGCGTAATGGAAACTATCATCATCCACGAACCGCACTTGGCTTAAGTAAAGACGGCAAAATACTCTATATGATAGTAGTTGAAGGACGGCAATTAGATTTTCGAGGATACACTCTAAGTGAATTAGCTCAAGAGTTTAAAAAGCTAGATGTACCCCTAGCCCTTAATCTTGACGGAGGCGGAAGCACTACTATGGTTGTAAAAGGTGTGCGAGTAAACCGCCTGCCATCAGGTCAATTTTTTATAGAACGTTCAGTTGCTAATCACATAGGTATCATAGACTCAACACCTAATTAA